In Anaerolineales bacterium, one DNA window encodes the following:
- a CDS encoding heavy metal translocating P-type ATPase — protein MEKTIELEIPLLLPNVKDEQDECLNRLEVSLQNQRGILRAHLEREKTPVDLCLHYDPNLLTLEQVKRLAQRAGAGIANRYHHLFTPIEGMDCSDCVTVIEHSLGRMDGVLAVNVNYAAASLRVEYDKHKVDRPAIEKRVQSLGYEIPAEGFRSWYKENREIVFSLTAGLLLIIGWLGETFFGLPAWIATTLYIGGYVFGGWDISQHAWHAIKEKHFDTDLLMVMAALGAAFLGEFAEGALLLFLFSLGHALEERALDRARAAVRALADLAPKTALVRRDGKEQELPVESLQLEDVVIVRPGVRIPVDGVILIGNSGVDQASVTGESLPVDKVPGDQVFAGTVNGEGALEVKVTRLAKDSTLARVMKMVEEAQAQKSPTQQTVEKFERVFVPAVLIVTALVIIVPPMFGFPFHESFLRAMTLLVAASPCALALGTPATILAGVAQAARNGVLVKGGAHLENLGRLKAIAFDKTGTVTHGRPEVTDLVVFPDSGWKEDDVVSLVAGAESRSAHPLAQAVVRSAQGLPVSVMDEVESLTGRGLRAVTNGKTIWIGNRKLMDEAMVTIPSDALQKADALQQSGKTLMWIAEDKTVIGLIALADTLRREAAPTMKALKGAGVAHTIMLTGDNTRSASAIAHEIGLTEYRADLMPEDKLTVIRDLVKEYGQVAMIGDGVNDAPALANATVGIAMGGAGTDVALETADVALMGDDLSKLPFAVGLGRATRAIIVQNLFISLGVIALLIITSLTGIVSIGIAIIFHEGSTLVVVANALRLLGYSSSKV, from the coding sequence ATGGAAAAAACAATCGAATTGGAAATACCCCTGCTTTTGCCCAATGTGAAGGATGAGCAGGATGAATGCCTCAACCGTCTCGAAGTCTCTCTGCAGAATCAAAGGGGCATCCTGCGCGCCCATCTCGAGCGCGAGAAAACGCCCGTGGATCTGTGCCTGCATTACGATCCCAACCTGCTGACCCTCGAACAGGTGAAGCGATTGGCACAGCGTGCAGGCGCGGGAATTGCCAACCGTTACCATCACCTTTTCACGCCCATCGAGGGCATGGATTGTTCGGACTGCGTGACGGTCATCGAACATAGTCTTGGGCGCATGGACGGCGTACTGGCAGTAAATGTCAACTATGCCGCCGCAAGTTTACGCGTGGAATATGACAAGCATAAGGTAGATCGTCCTGCCATTGAAAAACGCGTTCAATCCCTGGGCTATGAAATTCCCGCAGAAGGATTCCGCAGTTGGTATAAAGAAAATCGTGAAATTGTATTCAGTCTCACAGCAGGATTGCTCCTAATAATCGGCTGGCTCGGGGAAACCTTTTTCGGTCTGCCCGCATGGATCGCAACCACGCTCTACATTGGCGGATATGTCTTCGGCGGTTGGGATATTTCGCAACACGCCTGGCACGCGATCAAAGAGAAACATTTCGACACCGACCTGCTGATGGTCATGGCGGCGCTCGGCGCGGCGTTTCTCGGCGAGTTTGCCGAAGGCGCGTTGCTTCTGTTCCTCTTCAGCCTCGGTCATGCACTGGAGGAACGGGCATTGGATCGCGCCCGCGCCGCTGTGCGTGCGTTGGCAGACCTCGCACCGAAGACCGCTCTTGTCCGCCGTGATGGAAAAGAGCAGGAACTTCCCGTCGAATCCTTGCAATTGGAAGATGTTGTGATTGTCCGCCCTGGCGTGCGTATTCCTGTGGATGGTGTCATCCTGATAGGAAACTCTGGCGTGGATCAAGCCTCGGTCACAGGCGAATCTCTCCCGGTGGATAAAGTTCCGGGCGATCAGGTTTTTGCGGGCACGGTCAACGGTGAAGGCGCGTTGGAAGTAAAAGTGACACGGCTTGCCAAAGACTCCACGCTTGCGCGTGTCATGAAAATGGTGGAAGAGGCGCAGGCGCAAAAATCACCCACCCAGCAAACGGTTGAAAAATTCGAGCGCGTCTTTGTTCCCGCTGTGTTGATCGTTACGGCGTTGGTCATTATCGTGCCTCCAATGTTTGGCTTCCCTTTCCACGAATCATTTCTTCGCGCGATGACCCTCCTCGTCGCGGCTTCCCCCTGCGCCCTCGCGCTTGGCACGCCTGCTACAATCCTTGCAGGTGTGGCGCAAGCTGCGCGTAACGGCGTGCTGGTCAAGGGCGGAGCGCATCTCGAAAATCTTGGTCGCCTCAAAGCCATCGCCTTCGATAAAACAGGCACGGTGACTCATGGTCGGCCTGAGGTGACGGATTTGGTCGTGTTCCCAGACTCGGGGTGGAAAGAAGATGATGTGGTGTCGCTTGTTGCGGGAGCGGAGTCTCGTTCCGCCCATCCGCTTGCACAGGCAGTCGTCCGTTCGGCTCAGGGTCTGCCCGTTTCCGTCATGGACGAAGTCGAGTCGCTGACGGGACGCGGTTTGCGCGCCGTCACGAACGGCAAAACGATCTGGATCGGCAATCGCAAATTGATGGATGAGGCGATGGTGACGATTCCCTCCGATGCCCTGCAAAAAGCCGACGCCTTGCAACAATCAGGCAAGACCCTGATGTGGATCGCCGAGGATAAAACCGTCATTGGTTTGATTGCTCTCGCCGATACGTTGCGCCGCGAAGCTGCCCCAACGATGAAAGCCCTCAAGGGCGCAGGCGTGGCGCATACCATCATGCTTACAGGCGATAACACGCGTTCCGCCTCCGCCATTGCCCATGAAATCGGCTTGACCGAATATCGCGCTGACCTCATGCCGGAAGATAAACTGACGGTCATTCGAGATTTGGTGAAGGAGTATGGTCAGGTTGCCATGATCGGTGATGGCGTGAACGACGCGCCAGCGCTGGCAAATGCCACGGTCGGCATTGCGATGGGCGGCGCGGGCACGGACGTTGCGCTTGAAACCGCCGATGTTGCCCTGATGGGTGATGATCTGAGCAAGTTGCCTTTTGCAGTAGGATTGGGTCGCGCCACGCGTGCGATTATCGTTCAGAACCTCTTCATCTCGCTAGGTGTGATCGCCCTGCTCATCATCACCTCCCTAACAGGCATCGTTAGCATCGGAATTGCCATCATCTTCCACGAAGGCAGTACGTTGGTCGTTGTGGCAAATGCGTTGAGATTGTTGGGTTATTCCTCCTCAAAGGTGTAG
- a CDS encoding NAD(P)/FAD-dependent oxidoreductase, with the protein MTSSNLDILIIGAGQAGLALGYHLRQTSWHFQLVDGHGRIGDSWRNRYASLRLFTPRSYSSLPGMELSGDPAGYAGRIEFADYLEVYARHFALPVVMNTTIQKLDRANDCFRASTESGQIITTRSVVLATGAFQQPIIPAFSKSFSAGTLQFSPATYRNPGEIPAGVVLVVGDGATGRDIAAELADSHRVLLAAGRSRRLVPDYILGRSAWWWFDKFGFLRVSPGTPLGRYLRRSDPFPGRGKGLKQLALKGVRVMSRLVNVMGRRVTFSDGESAEVDIVIWTTGYRDRSDWVDIPEVKDAQGQFLQQSGISSVAGLYFIGRPWQTNRGSALILGVGADAEDLARKITTHLQAASVIP; encoded by the coding sequence ATGACCAGTTCTAACCTGGACATTCTCATTATCGGAGCCGGACAGGCGGGTCTGGCTTTGGGCTATCATCTACGGCAGACGTCCTGGCACTTTCAGCTAGTGGACGGTCATGGCCGAATCGGTGATAGTTGGCGAAATCGGTATGCTTCGTTGCGTTTGTTTACCCCGAGGTCATACAGTTCCCTCCCTGGTATGGAACTGTCTGGTGATCCGGCGGGGTATGCCGGGAGGATCGAGTTCGCCGACTATCTGGAGGTGTATGCCAGGCACTTTGCGCTGCCCGTTGTTATGAACACAACTATTCAAAAGCTCGATCGCGCGAATGATTGTTTTCGTGCCTCCACCGAATCCGGGCAAATTATTACCACTCGGTCAGTCGTGCTGGCAACGGGTGCATTTCAACAACCGATCATCCCTGCCTTCTCGAAATCCTTTTCCGCGGGTACATTGCAGTTTTCACCGGCTACCTATCGCAACCCCGGGGAAATTCCAGCCGGGGTTGTATTGGTAGTAGGTGACGGAGCAACTGGAAGGGATATTGCAGCAGAACTGGCAGACTCTCACCGTGTTCTGCTTGCCGCTGGTCGCTCACGACGATTGGTGCCAGATTACATCCTGGGTCGGAGCGCTTGGTGGTGGTTTGATAAATTTGGTTTTTTGCGCGTTTCTCCTGGCACTCCGCTGGGACGGTATCTCCGACGATCCGATCCCTTTCCTGGCCGCGGTAAAGGGCTTAAGCAGTTGGCTCTCAAAGGAGTGAGAGTGATGTCTCGGCTTGTAAATGTGATGGGCAGAAGGGTTACCTTCTCGGATGGAGAATCCGCCGAGGTGGATATCGTGATTTGGACAACAGGATATCGAGATCGGAGTGATTGGGTGGATATCCCTGAAGTCAAGGATGCCCAGGGACAATTTCTCCAACAGAGCGGGATATCCTCTGTGGCGGGACTGTATTTCATCGGTCGCCCCTGGCAGACAAATCGCGGATCGGCTTTGATACTGGGTGTTGGCGCAGATGCCGAAGATTTGGCCAGGAAGATTACCACCCATTTGCAGGCTGCCAGTGTTATACCCTGA
- a CDS encoding copper resistance protein CopC: MKIKNRSIWLIFLILAYSAWVVTPVSAHTLLLRSTPEANAVLEKSPAQVELIFSEPLEPELSSITVYDSNNLIVDAGDVRVDPSNIYRDCLSLALWQAARRFH; this comes from the coding sequence GTGAAAATAAAAAATCGTTCGATCTGGTTGATCTTTCTTATCCTCGCATATAGCGCATGGGTAGTCACTCCAGTGTCTGCTCACACCCTATTATTGCGTTCCACACCCGAGGCGAATGCCGTTTTGGAGAAATCCCCTGCCCAAGTGGAACTCATCTTCAGTGAACCGCTTGAACCGGAATTAAGTTCAATCACGGTGTATGACTCGAACAATCTCATCGTTGACGCAGGAGACGTGCGCGTCGATCCCTCAAACATTTATCGGGATTGTTTATCTTTGGCGCTGTGGCAGGCAGCGCGGCGCTTTCACTGA
- a CDS encoding isoprenylcysteine carboxylmethyltransferase family protein: protein MDLEAVTNLIIVMGAIALGLAVVMSWLGSIHHLDAPRLISSGWFALPAWAQVVFGFAAIAFFIWFGFLLWIPLPLRLPEPVISLARPLGLIIFLVGLCLTLRARRALGAMYGVSTGSSAPLQERHRLVQRGPYGFIRHPMYLGYWLVMFGILLTYLTWTPLVLLIMTVPSFSRRARREESSLEERFGAEWQVYAARVPRFLPHLKLKVKEKNIDNTNGYQH, encoded by the coding sequence ATGGACCTCGAAGCCGTTACGAACTTGATTATTGTCATGGGCGCAATTGCCCTGGGGCTTGCCGTCGTTATGAGTTGGCTGGGCAGTATCCATCACCTGGATGCGCCACGTTTGATTTCGAGCGGGTGGTTTGCCTTGCCTGCCTGGGCGCAGGTCGTCTTCGGATTTGCGGCGATTGCCTTTTTTATCTGGTTTGGATTTCTGCTGTGGATTCCTCTTCCATTGCGATTGCCCGAACCTGTAATATCGCTCGCGCGTCCCCTTGGGCTGATCATCTTTCTCGTCGGGCTGTGTCTCACCCTGCGGGCTCGCCGGGCATTGGGCGCGATGTATGGTGTGAGCACAGGTTCGTCCGCACCGTTGCAGGAGAGGCATCGCCTCGTCCAGCGCGGACCATACGGTTTCATCCGCCATCCCATGTATCTCGGCTACTGGCTGGTGATGTTCGGAATCCTGTTGACATATCTCACATGGACGCCGTTGGTGTTGTTGATAATGACCGTGCCTTCGTTCTCTCGTCGAGCACGGCGCGAAGAGAGTTCGCTGGAAGAGAGATTCGGCGCGGAGTGGCAAGTCTACGCGGCACGGGTACCAAGGTTCCTGCCACATTTGAAATTAAAAGTGAAGGAGAAAAACATTGATAACACGAATGGGTACCAACATTGA
- a CDS encoding SCO family protein yields MIKKNPYFVLLIATAVIGLTMLVEFVFRKPYSFHGTVINPPLPVTDFSLQTANEEVFRLSEQKGKIVLLFFGYTSCPDVCPVTLATFKQVNDNLGEDAQKVRFVMITADPDRDTPDKVAEYAARFNPEFIGLSGDMTALASIWKELGVFVEKQESDSAAGYLVSHTASVYVLNQSGSLFMTFPYGTTATEIADDIRQILKDSK; encoded by the coding sequence ATGATTAAGAAGAATCCGTATTTTGTGCTGTTGATCGCGACAGCAGTCATTGGGCTGACGATGCTTGTGGAATTTGTCTTCAGAAAACCTTATTCCTTTCACGGCACGGTGATCAACCCTCCTTTGCCTGTGACAGACTTTTCCCTCCAGACTGCCAACGAAGAAGTGTTTCGTCTGAGCGAACAAAAAGGCAAAATCGTATTGCTATTTTTTGGATACACCAGTTGTCCCGATGTTTGTCCTGTCACCCTGGCAACCTTCAAACAGGTCAATGATAACCTGGGGGAGGATGCGCAAAAGGTTCGTTTCGTGATGATTACCGCCGACCCGGACCGTGATACGCCTGATAAAGTTGCTGAATATGCCGCGCGATTCAATCCTGAATTCATAGGACTGAGTGGCGATATGACAGCGCTTGCTTCAATCTGGAAGGAGTTGGGAGTTTTTGTTGAGAAGCAGGAATCAGATAGCGCAGCTGGTTATCTGGTAAGCCACACGGCAAGTGTGTATGTTCTGAATCAGAGTGGCAGTCTGTTCATGACCTTCCCGTATGGTACGACTGCCACAGAGATTGCAGATGATATTCGACAGATCTTGAAAGATTCAAAATAG
- a CDS encoding DUF3105 domain-containing protein → MQPKNKKSISTKKVARQAERRLKLRNGIISGSLAFAAIIAIFLMFNAREQGKQQIEGVTEYTALSRDHVSETVSYDQTPPVGGAHNPVWQNCGVYTETIANENGVHSLEHGAVWITYRPDLPDLEVRTLQALTRQSGFRLLSPYPDLPSPIVISAWGYQLQVEQADDPRIKDFIEQYELSPQGPEPGAPCTGGVGQPG, encoded by the coding sequence ATGCAACCCAAAAACAAGAAATCCATTTCCACAAAAAAGGTAGCACGCCAAGCGGAACGCCGCCTGAAGTTGCGTAATGGCATCATCTCCGGCAGTTTGGCCTTCGCGGCGATTATCGCGATTTTTCTCATGTTCAACGCCAGGGAGCAGGGAAAACAACAGATCGAGGGAGTTACGGAATACACCGCTCTTAGCCGGGATCATGTCAGTGAAACCGTAAGTTACGACCAGACTCCGCCTGTTGGGGGAGCCCACAATCCTGTCTGGCAAAATTGTGGTGTGTATACCGAGACCATCGCGAATGAAAATGGAGTTCACTCCCTTGAACATGGCGCGGTCTGGATCACCTATCGACCTGACCTGCCTGACTTGGAAGTTCGGACATTACAGGCACTCACCCGTCAAAGCGGTTTTCGCTTGCTGAGTCCATACCCTGATCTGCCCAGCCCGATTGTAATTTCCGCCTGGGGATACCAACTTCAGGTGGAGCAGGCTGATGATCCCAGGATAAAGGACTTTATTGAACAATACGAACTGAGCCCACAAGGACCTGAGCCTGGAGCACCTTGCACGGGTGGAGTGGGGCAACCAGGCTAG
- a CDS encoding DUF305 domain-containing protein codes for MMMTEELPPETSLPRAVHKLDVLMLLSFAVLLVSVAVLAFWLGTRQSSAPGENSPEAGFARDMMMHHAQAVDMATLLRDRTEDPEMRQLALDIMLTQQAQIGQMQGWLAVWQYPIASTDPAMMWMDMPVNGGMPGMATQVQLNELRELQGVKADGLFLQLMIVHHRGGVLMGEAALESAKSPEVLALAQSIVNAQTSEIAAMQDLLARKGFPPVMDEPKETNHEGMSP; via the coding sequence ATGATGATGACCGAAGAATTACCGCCTGAGACGTCCTTGCCCCGCGCGGTGCACAAGTTAGATGTTCTCATGCTCTTATCATTCGCTGTATTGTTGGTGAGTGTGGCAGTGCTTGCCTTCTGGCTGGGCACACGGCAGTCCTCTGCGCCTGGCGAAAACTCTCCTGAGGCAGGCTTTGCCAGGGACATGATGATGCACCACGCACAAGCTGTGGATATGGCTACACTGCTTCGTGACCGGACAGAAGACCCGGAAATGCGACAGCTTGCCCTGGACATTATGCTGACACAACAAGCGCAGATTGGTCAGATGCAGGGGTGGCTGGCCGTATGGCAATATCCAATTGCCAGCACCGACCCGGCTATGATGTGGATGGACATGCCGGTCAATGGTGGAATGCCTGGGATGGCCACCCAGGTGCAGTTGAATGAATTACGCGAATTGCAGGGTGTGAAAGCCGATGGATTATTCCTGCAATTGATGATTGTCCACCACCGTGGTGGAGTGCTCATGGGGGAGGCGGCGCTGGAGAGCGCCAAAAGCCCCGAAGTGTTGGCATTAGCACAATCCATCGTCAATGCACAAACAAGCGAAATTGCCGCCATGCAGGACCTTCTGGCTCGTAAAGGGTTTCCGCCTGTAATGGACGAACCGAAAGAAACGAATCATGAGGGGATGTCGCCTTGA
- a CDS encoding copper chaperone PCu(A)C, whose product MKNKLLISTILLATLLVSGCARSGEFKVMDAWARPAASGNNGAVYFIISNATDADDTLLSASTDVASAAEVHMSMMDDNGVMSMQMQEALPIPAQQEIIFKPGGLHVMLVGLTQDLKVGDTITMTLNFEKAGDWTIEVPIREP is encoded by the coding sequence ATGAAAAACAAACTTTTGATTTCTACAATCCTGCTGGCAACATTGTTGGTCAGTGGATGTGCAAGGTCGGGTGAATTCAAGGTAATGGATGCCTGGGCTCGCCCTGCCGCTTCGGGCAATAACGGCGCGGTATATTTCATTATCAGTAATGCGACCGACGCGGATGATACATTGCTCAGCGCCAGCACGGACGTCGCATCTGCTGCCGAGGTACACATGAGTATGATGGATGACAATGGCGTGATGTCCATGCAAATGCAGGAGGCTTTGCCTATCCCTGCGCAACAGGAGATCATTTTCAAGCCTGGCGGCTTGCACGTCATGCTCGTTGGTTTGACGCAGGATTTGAAGGTTGGCGATACGATTACCATGACACTTAACTTTGAAAAAGCAGGAGACTGGACAATCGAAGTTCCGATACGCGAACCCTAA
- a CDS encoding rhodanese-like domain-containing protein: protein MKKRKNQKSPVPLFLALGGGLLLIAAAILWANQNVPATPTSVTSHEEETYPDIPRVSLPDAKAALEEGAAIVVDVRSVEAYQAAHVAGAINIPLAELETRLAELDKAQWIITYCT from the coding sequence ATGAAGAAAAGAAAGAATCAAAAGTCCCCTGTTCCGCTCTTTCTCGCACTTGGCGGCGGACTCCTATTGATTGCCGCCGCGATCCTGTGGGCAAATCAAAACGTTCCCGCCACCCCGACGTCTGTTACATCCCATGAAGAGGAGACGTACCCGGATATTCCACGTGTAAGCCTGCCCGACGCCAAGGCTGCGTTGGAGGAAGGCGCCGCTATCGTAGTGGATGTACGTTCCGTGGAAGCGTATCAAGCCGCCCATGTTGCCGGTGCGATCAACATTCCACTTGCCGAACTTGAAACGCGTCTGGCGGAGTTGGATAAAGCACAATGGATCATTACCTACTGTACCTGA